Below is a genomic region from Rickettsiales bacterium.
CTTTTACCTCAAAAACATCCACAAATAAGACTCTTAATAAACTAGAAATTCTTTCCTATTACCAGCATCATACCACTGGTGAGATTGAAGATGGGCAGTAGGAAAAAATCCAGCTTGACGATAGGCCCGCAATCAGAGAACATCTTGACCTTACCACGCTTAAGCGCTATAGCGGTGTTGCATAAAGCCCATACTCGCTGGTATTGGGCAGGCAATGGTGAAGGCTAGGTAGCAAAGTGGTAATGCACGGGACTGCAAATCCTGTATTCGGGAGTTCGATTCTCCCCCTGGCCTCCAAAACCAACCGGTAATTCCTTATCCTTTAAGCTTCCCGACATGCATGACAAGCTTGTGCAGTTCGCCCTTGCGCCACAGCTCCACCGGTACGGCGCTGCCGGGTTCGGTCTCTGCCACGCAAAGCGGTAACATACGCATTTCCCTGATGTTTTTACCATCAAAACGGACGATTACATCGCCCGCCACAATGCCTGCTTTGGCGGCCGGGCCATTTTCCGCCACGCTCATCACGAGCGCCCCATAAGGCTTTTTAAGCCCGGCATTATGTGCCGCAGCAGCAGTCACGTCTTCAATGCGGATGCCGATCCAGCTGCGCTCAACATAACCTTTGGTTTTGAGTTGCTCGAATACGGTTTTGGCGAGTGCAATCGGCATGGCGAATCCGATACCGACATTCTCACCCGAAGGAGAGTAAATCGCCGTGTTGATTCCGATCACCTGGCCCTGAAGGTTAAACATCGGTCCACCAGAATTGCCACGGTTAATGGCGGCATCCGTCTGGATAAAATCGTCAAACGGTCCGGCATTCAGATTGCGCGCACGGGCGGAGATGATACCCGCAGTCACCGTACCGCCGAAGCCGAACGGATTGCCAATGGCAATTACCCAGTCGCCGACACGGGCCTTATC
It encodes:
- a CDS encoding Do family serine endopeptidase; the encoded protein is MKPAFLFTAFVSACLVFSPLPSMAGETPPGFADLVEKLTPTVVNISTTQKMPGDTMNATATAIPEGFHDFPEHPENKDDSHKIYSLGSGFIIDPNGYIATNNHVISGSGDITITLSDDTKLDAQIVGHDEKTDLALLKVEAGKKLPSVVFGNSDKARVGDWVIAIGNPFGFGGTVTAGIISARARNLNAGPFDDFIQTDAAINRGNSGGPMFNLQGQVIGINTAIYSPSGENVGIGFAMPIALAKTVFEQLKTKGYVERSWIGIRIEDVTAAAAHNAGLKKPYGALVMSVAENGPAAKAGIVAGDVIVRFDGKNIREMRMLPLCVAETEPGSAVPVELWRKGELHKLVMHVGKLKG